One window of Felis catus isolate Fca126 chromosome D4, F.catus_Fca126_mat1.0, whole genome shotgun sequence genomic DNA carries:
- the LOC109493753 gene encoding spermatogenesis-associated protein 31D1-like: protein MPSWDPKSKSGAFKSLRGSSQSLWRQNGKFSPHPGSFAPCHLNCGQGRTGNPSKITASYQPWACRGSSENEGWQTLQPIRHSSIGKASETQTVPANRWPSKQPARQAGTRREPKDKTVNPSDRVKMQQGKMVVNPEPVSVPKVSRELFRAEELDGRQSKPRDSLTTSQPGSPQMINVNANKDKRTMTIKSHPPNTSIPQDPNLTECLYKELKLKLEQRQQSWAQSKDNDLPPSTSKASLTHDQEDSSGDMGASQVLHVRVQDTGISTEQQQDTWVPKHVLRKHQHKNLPPATETVSPPCSKAQEFGGGDEGLGTSQPIRKSCPPRDVALAEKPGSQSSRTLSQKGQPPPESLFRKKVKAILQWLNPGRKCKRQENSQEKGILPCVQSRGMVQGRAAFTGRTEAQKLRKDVGKFLEEKMGHQHATDSACPQQPLLSSAKFGKPRKEAQVQAQAQPAQGPPLSYRAPSCKERNTKSCHQEAVFVGHSHSPSIRQTRDKDRHPQEAVALKGQLLCQNHCLSVPHREPVPHPHCTCRHQAGQGPPATLTTAKGMVFGDLCLSLRQKTLLQNFRGGGWNFSPQIPCKEY from the coding sequence ATGCCATCTTGGGACCCCAAATCTAAATCTGGGGCTTTCAAATCCCTTAGAGGAAGCTCTCAGTCTCTATGgagacaaaatggaaaattcagcCCCCATCCTGGATCATTCGCTCCCTGCCACCTCAACTGTGGGCAAGGAAGGACAGGGAATCCCAGCAAAATCACCGCGTCCTATCAACCATGGGCTTGCAGAGGAAGTTCAGAAAATGAAGGATGGCAGACTCTTCAACCTATCAGACATAGCAGCATAGGCAAAGCAAGCGAGACACAGACTGTGCCAGCCAACAGATGGCCCTCAAAGCAGCCCGCAAGGCAAGCTGGGACCAGGCGTGAGCCAAAGGATAAGACCGTAAATCCCAGCGATAGAGTCAAGATGCAACAGGGCAAAATGGTGGTGAATCCAGAACCTGTTTCTGTGCCCAAAGTGTCCAGGGAGTTATTCAGGGCTGAGGAGCTAGATGGGCGTCAATCAAAACCTAGAGATAGCTTGACAACCAGCCAGCCAGGAAGCCCCCAAATGATAAACGTGAATGCAAATAAGGACAAACGTACCATGACCATTAAAAGCCACCCACCAAACACATCAATTCCCCAAGATCCTAATTTAACAGAATGCCTGTATAAGGAATTAAAGCTTAAATTGGAGCAAAGACAGCAGAGCTGGGCCCAGAGCAAAGACAACGACCTGCCCCCCTCGACTTCCAAGGCCTCCCTGACTCATGACCAGGAGGACTCCAGTGGGGACATGGGAGCTTCCCAGGTGCTTCACGTCCGTGTGCAGGACACAGGAATTAGTACGGAACAGCAGCAGGATACTTGGGTCCCTAAGCATGTCTTAAGGAAGCACCAGCACAAGAATCTCCCACCAGCTACAGAGACAGTGAGCCCTCCGTGTTCCAAAGCACAAGAGTTTGGTGGAGGGGATGAAGGGTTGGGGACATCCCAGCCTATAAGGAAGAGTTGCCCTCCTCGGGACGTGGCACTGGCGGAGAAGCCTGGGAGCCAATCCTCCCGCACCCTATCACAGAAGGGTCAGCCTCCCCCTGAAagccttttcagaaaaaaagtgaagGCTATATTACAATGGCTGAATCCTGGCAGAAAGtgcaaaagacaagaaaactcCCAGGAAAAGGGCATCCTGCCATGTGTGCAAAGCAGAGGCATGGTTCAAGGTAGAGCTGCCTTTACTGGGAGGACTGAAGCTCAGAAACTCAGGAAAGATGTTGGGAAGTTCTTAGAAGAGAAGATGGGGCACCAGCATGCTACAGATAGCGCCTGTCCTCAACAGCCCCTTCTGTCCTCAGCCAAGTTTGGGAAACCTCGGAAGGAAGCACAAGTGCAGGCCCAGGCACAGCCTGCCCAGGGGCCTCCTCTCAGCTACAGGGCTCCCTCCTGTAAAGAGAGAAATACCAAGTCCTGTCACCAGGAAGCTGTCTTTGTGGGCCACAGCCATTCTCCAAGTATTAGACAGACCAGGGACAAGGACAGACACCCCCAGGAAGCTGTGGCCCTTAAGGGCCAGCTGTTGTGTCAGAACCATTGCCTGTCTGTGCCCCACAGGGAGCCTGTGCCCCACCCACACTGCACTTGCAGGCATCAAGCTGGCCAGGGGCCTCCagccactctcaccactgctaaAGGCATGGTATTCGGAGATCTGTGTCTATCATTGAGACAGAAAACCCTTCTCCAGaatttccgggggggggggtggaatttcTCCCCCCAAATACCTTGTAAAGAATATTGA